From Verrucomicrobiota bacterium JB022, one genomic window encodes:
- a CDS encoding small basic protein has product MSQHPSFKAGGSGKKKARNVLKRFQRIALLKKRGQWKEGDRVQGLRKTLPEE; this is encoded by the coding sequence ATGTCCCAACATCCCAGTTTCAAGGCCGGCGGCAGCGGCAAAAAGAAGGCGCGCAACGTTCTGAAGCGTTTCCAACGCATTGCCCTGCTCAAGAAGCGTGGCCAGTGGAAGGAAGGCGACCGCGTCCAGGGCCTGCGCAAGACGCTGCCCGAGGAATAG